In 'Nostoc azollae' 0708, the following are encoded in one genomic region:
- a CDS encoding AMP-binding protein — translation MYQEFADRVNCLASALCYAGIEKGDRIAFFVFNTPQMLGAHFAVPLAGGILVPINTHLAPQ, via the coding sequence ATATATCAGGAATTTGCAGATCGTGTCAATTGTTTAGCCTCAGCCTTGTGTTATGCGGGAATTGAAAAAGGCGATCGCATCGCTTTTTTTGTATTCAACACTCCCCAAATGCTAGGAGCCCATTTTGCTGTACCTTTAGCTGGGGGAATTTTAGTCCCTATCAACACCCATTTAGCACCTCAATAA
- a CDS encoding ribonuclease catalytic domain-containing protein, translated as MEKGTLVEFRVQGDRRLGVVDRPDGKTRWFVVDERGQSHSLAPRQLTYTVNGETYKPSDIAQFSEQVKPYLDPSSLEVAWELLVEDGETVTPSQMANLLFSQSEPPYCYAAHCLLSEDKLYFKQKGEAYEPRSAAQVAERKHQIEVEAQKAKGQQEFLARVEQALKGEAVEWQRQDRQRLEALEKYASLVADIVRTGVNSDSLARAYPPPAPVLETMNMLGRSGTPLAAFQLLIDLGWWGPHENLFLRRSSIPVQFPNKVLEVAQQRLDFPPTDLDTNRLDLTHLKVYTIDDESTTEIDDGLSWEVLLDGQERLWVHIADPTRWLMPEDELDLEARKRGSTVYLPTGMIPMFPEVLATGPMSLVQGKICYSLSFGIVLDETGAVEDYCIHASLMKPTYRLTYEDVDEMLELGVEAEPEIAAIANWAKKRKTWRYNQGAISINMPEAMIKVKGDDVTIDILDDSSSRQLVAEMMILAGEVAARYGQTHNIPLPFRGQPQPELPPEEELLLLPAGFVRACAMRRCMPKSEMSITPVRHAGLGLDTYTQATSPIRRYSDLLTHFQLKAHLRGEDLPFSAEQLKEVMMTVTTTTQEVTMVERQTNRYYALEYLRRHPEQIWQITVLMWLREDSNLALILLEDLGLQLPMAFRRTVNLGEQLLVKVSLADPQKDMIQFQEIIYQEAAL; from the coding sequence GTGGAGAAGGGGACGCTAGTTGAATTTAGGGTTCAAGGCGATCGCCGTCTGGGAGTGGTAGATCGTCCAGACGGAAAGACCCGTTGGTTTGTAGTAGATGAACGAGGTCAATCCCACAGCCTCGCGCCTCGACAACTAACCTATACAGTAAACGGGGAAACTTACAAACCCTCAGATATTGCCCAATTTTCAGAACAAGTCAAACCGTACCTAGATCCATCTAGCTTAGAAGTGGCTTGGGAATTATTGGTGGAAGATGGAGAAACAGTCACCCCTAGCCAAATGGCTAATTTGCTGTTTTCACAATCTGAACCGCCATACTGTTACGCTGCTCATTGCTTGTTATCAGAAGACAAACTCTATTTCAAGCAAAAAGGTGAAGCTTATGAACCCCGCAGCGCAGCACAAGTAGCAGAACGTAAGCATCAAATAGAAGTAGAAGCGCAAAAAGCTAAGGGACAGCAGGAATTTTTAGCGCGTGTAGAACAGGCACTCAAGGGTGAAGCAGTAGAATGGCAACGGCAAGACCGTCAGCGTTTGGAAGCATTAGAAAAGTATGCATCCTTAGTGGCGGATATTGTGCGGACGGGGGTAAACTCCGATTCTTTAGCCCGCGCTTACCCACCTCCAGCCCCAGTCTTAGAAACCATGAATATGCTGGGACGTTCTGGTACACCTCTAGCAGCCTTTCAACTGTTGATCGACTTGGGTTGGTGGGGTCCGCATGAGAACCTGTTCCTGCGTCGTTCTTCAATTCCCGTCCAGTTTCCCAACAAGGTATTAGAAGTGGCGCAACAACGCTTGGATTTTCCACCAACTGACTTAGATACAAATCGACTGGATCTAACTCATCTCAAGGTATACACAATTGATGATGAAAGTACCACGGAAATAGATGATGGTCTAAGTTGGGAAGTATTACTAGATGGACAGGAACGGCTATGGGTGCATATTGCTGACCCTACGCGGTGGTTAATGCCAGAAGATGAATTAGATTTAGAAGCCAGAAAGCGGGGAAGCACTGTTTATTTACCGACGGGGATGATTCCCATGTTCCCGGAGGTACTAGCAACTGGTCCGATGAGTTTGGTACAGGGGAAAATTTGTTACTCCCTCAGCTTTGGCATAGTTTTGGACGAAACTGGGGCTGTGGAAGATTACTGTATTCATGCCAGCTTGATGAAGCCTACCTATCGTCTCACCTATGAAGATGTAGATGAGATGCTGGAATTAGGGGTAGAAGCAGAACCAGAAATTGCTGCGATCGCAAATTGGGCAAAAAAGCGTAAAACCTGGAGATATAACCAAGGAGCCATCAGCATCAATATGCCAGAGGCAATGATTAAAGTCAAAGGCGATGATGTCACCATAGATATTTTAGATGATTCCTCCTCCCGGCAATTAGTTGCCGAAATGATGATTCTTGCGGGAGAAGTAGCCGCACGTTACGGTCAAACCCATAACATTCCCCTACCCTTCCGTGGTCAACCCCAACCAGAACTACCACCAGAAGAAGAATTACTCCTACTTCCCGCAGGCTTTGTTCGTGCCTGTGCCATGCGTCGGTGTATGCCCAAGAGCGAAATGAGTATTACTCCTGTGCGCCATGCTGGTTTGGGACTAGATACCTACACCCAAGCAACTTCACCAATTCGTCGTTACAGCGACCTATTAACCCACTTCCAACTCAAGGCACACCTGCGGGGTGAAGATTTGCCCTTTTCAGCCGAACAACTCAAAGAAGTGATGATGACCGTCACCACTACCACCCAAGAAGTGACAATGGTGGAACGACAAACTAACAGATATTATGCTCTAGAATATTTGCGTCGTCATCCTGAACAGATATGGCAAATCACAGTTTTGATGTGGTTACGAGAAGATAGCAATTTAGCATTAATTCTGTTAGAAGATTTAGGTTTACAATTGCCAATGGCCTTTAGAAGGACGGTCAATTTAGGAGAACAATTATTAGTGAAAGTGAGCCTTGCTGATCCACAGAAAGATATGATTCAGTTTCAAGAAATAATTTATCAAGAAGCTGCTCTTTAA
- the glp gene encoding gephyrin-like molybdotransferase Glp, whose product MLSVRDAEATIFNAIQPLDNQQDIEFVDLLMANNRILATPVTSSFDFPHWDNSAMDGYAVRYADVQQARANKPIILTVVEEIPAGYQPQVTIKPGEAARIFTGAVMPTGADTVVMQEKTHQEENRIFIFAAPQLEEFVRRKGDFYQAGKQLLPAGISLNASEIGVLAGAGREQVCVFRRPRVAILSSGNELVMPEEMLKPGQIVDSNQYALATLVRELGAEVLLLGIVKDDPTALKEIIDYAIANADIVISTGGVSVGDYDYIDKILVSLGAKVHFSSVQMRPGKPLTFATFPNSLYFGLPGNPVSGLVTCWRFVQPTIKKLAGLSKGWEGKFLKVRSHSELQSNGKMETYVWGKLHLVNGGYQFHKAEGNDSSGNLINLAQTNALAVLPVGKTLVYSGEEVFVLQL is encoded by the coding sequence ATGCTGTCAGTCAGAGATGCAGAAGCTACTATTTTCAATGCTATACAACCGCTGGATAACCAGCAGGATATAGAATTTGTCGATTTGTTGATGGCAAATAATCGTATTTTAGCCACTCCTGTTACCAGTTCCTTCGATTTTCCCCATTGGGATAATTCGGCAATGGATGGTTATGCTGTGCGTTATGCAGATGTGCAGCAAGCAAGGGCTAATAAACCCATTATTTTGACAGTTGTGGAAGAAATTCCCGCCGGATATCAACCCCAAGTGACTATTAAACCAGGAGAAGCGGCGCGAATTTTTACAGGTGCGGTGATGCCAACAGGTGCGGATACTGTTGTTATGCAGGAAAAGACTCACCAGGAAGAAAACCGCATTTTTATCTTTGCTGCACCTCAACTAGAAGAGTTTGTTAGACGCAAGGGTGATTTTTACCAAGCTGGAAAGCAACTGTTACCCGCAGGTATTAGTTTAAATGCTTCTGAAATTGGGGTTTTAGCTGGGGCAGGACGTGAGCAAGTCTGTGTTTTCCGTCGTCCCCGTGTGGCGATTCTTTCCAGTGGTAATGAGTTGGTGATGCCGGAAGAAATGCTCAAACCTGGGCAAATTGTTGATTCTAATCAGTATGCTTTGGCTACTTTGGTAAGGGAACTGGGTGCGGAAGTGTTACTGTTAGGAATTGTTAAAGATGATCCTACGGCTTTAAAAGAAATTATAGATTATGCGATCGCCAACGCTGATATAGTTATTTCTACTGGTGGTGTATCTGTGGGCGATTATGACTACATAGATAAGATTTTAGTGTCTCTGGGGGCAAAAGTTCACTTTAGCTCTGTGCAAATGCGTCCGGGAAAACCTCTGACTTTTGCAACTTTCCCCAATTCATTATACTTTGGTTTACCTGGAAATCCTGTTTCTGGTTTGGTTACTTGCTGGCGGTTTGTACAACCAACAATTAAAAAACTGGCGGGACTTTCTAAAGGTTGGGAAGGAAAATTTTTGAAAGTGCGATCGCATTCAGAATTACAATCAAATGGTAAGATGGAAACTTATGTTTGGGGTAAGTTACATCTGGTAAATGGTGGTTATCAATTTCACAAAGCCGAGGGTAATGATAGTTCGGGTAATTTAATTAATTTAGCGCAAACAAATGCTTTGGCTGTCTTACCTGTGGGTAAAACTTTGGTTTATTCTGGTGAGGAAGTTTTCGTTTTGCAGCTATAG
- a CDS encoding AMP-binding enzyme — MVHEDVQVTEQELIQFCRSQIASFKCPIAIVFTNLPKTSTDKVQKYLLRNQEWAGHERKISGA, encoded by the coding sequence GTGGTACATGAAGATGTGCAAGTTACAGAACAAGAATTAATTCAATTTTGTCGCAGTCAAATAGCCAGTTTCAAATGTCCTATAGCCATTGTATTTACGAATTTACCAAAAACTAGCACCGATAAAGTCCAAAAATATCTCCTGCGAAATCAAGAATGGGCTGGACATGAAAGAAAAATTTCAGGGGCTTGA
- a CDS encoding DUF433 domain-containing protein yields MASNLSVQEVLEAYPELEDEDIRQALNYTPWTVSDKTVGIPSA; encoded by the coding sequence ATGGCCAGTAACCTTTCCGTTCAGGAAGTTTTAGAAGCTTATCCAGAATTAGAGGATGAAGATATCCGACAGGCTCTCAACTATACTCCTTGGACAGTTTCTGACAAAACTGTAGGTATTCCTTCAGCATGA
- the aroB gene encoding 3-dehydroquinate synthase, translated as MSSVIKVDIPGKSYEIVIAPGSLDNLGKQMASLKLGKKVLLVSNPMIFKHYGERAIASLQNAGFEVTSYNLPPGERYKTLNSIQKIYDIALDNRLERSSTMVALGGGVVGDMTGFAAATWLRGINVVQIPTSLLAMVDSAIGGKTGVNHPHGKNLVGAFHQPSFVLIDPEVLKTLPAREFRAGMAEVIKYGVIWDAELFTQLEASKHLDQLRYVKSDLINYILTHSCQAKADCISKDEKESGLRAILNYGHTIGHAVESLTNYRLFKHGEAVGTGMIAAGEIAVKLGLWQKANTERQNALIKKSGLPTQLPAGLDIQAIIDALQLDKKVKSGKVRFVLPTQIGEVKVTDEVPTDIIRQVLQEIQ; from the coding sequence ATGAGTTCTGTAATTAAAGTAGATATACCAGGAAAATCTTATGAAATTGTGATTGCACCTGGGAGTTTGGATAACCTAGGTAAACAGATGGCGAGTTTGAAACTGGGTAAGAAGGTATTGCTGGTTTCCAACCCGATGATATTTAAACATTATGGCGAAAGAGCAATCGCATCTTTACAAAATGCCGGCTTTGAGGTCACAAGCTATAACCTGCCACCAGGGGAACGCTACAAAACCCTAAACTCCATCCAAAAAATCTATGATATTGCCCTCGACAACCGCCTAGAACGTTCCTCCACAATGGTGGCTTTGGGGGGTGGTGTAGTTGGCGATATGACTGGGTTTGCAGCTGCTACATGGTTGAGAGGAATTAACGTTGTCCAAATTCCTACCAGCCTCTTAGCAATGGTAGATTCGGCTATTGGTGGTAAAACTGGGGTAAATCATCCGCACGGTAAAAACTTAGTTGGCGCTTTCCATCAACCTAGCTTTGTCTTGATTGATCCAGAAGTCTTAAAAACCCTGCCAGCGCGTGAATTTCGGGCGGGAATGGCGGAGGTAATCAAGTATGGCGTAATTTGGGACGCTGAATTATTTACCCAATTGGAAGCGAGTAAACACCTTGACCAACTCCGCTATGTAAAATCCGACCTGATAAATTACATATTAACTCATTCTTGTCAAGCAAAAGCAGATTGTATCAGCAAAGATGAAAAAGAATCTGGACTCCGTGCAATTTTGAATTATGGTCACACTATCGGTCATGCGGTGGAAAGCTTGACAAATTATCGTCTGTTCAAACACGGTGAAGCTGTGGGTACTGGCATGATAGCAGCAGGAGAAATTGCTGTGAAATTAGGACTTTGGCAAAAAGCCAACACAGAACGTCAAAACGCGCTGATTAAAAAATCTGGTTTACCGACACAATTACCAGCAGGTTTGGATATTCAAGCCATTATTGATGCTTTGCAATTAGATAAAAAAGTCAAATCAGGTAAAGTGCGGTTTGTGTTACCCACCCAAATAGGTGAAGTGAAAGTCACAGACGAAGTACCCACAGATATTATTAGGCAGGTATTACAGGAAATCCAATAA
- a CDS encoding NAD-dependent epimerase/dehydratase family protein yields MTKKRILITGASGCIGHYISEALIQNTNHELYLLVRNPKKLQVDTTARPGITILQGDMQEITNFSNLLKSIDIAVLTATCWGGNGVFDINVSKTLELMNLLNPEKCQHVIYFSTASVLDHDNQPLKEAGEIGTDYIRSKYDCLHKIQELAIFPKITTVFPTLVLGGDETKPYSHLTSGIPEVTNYINIIRFLQADGSFHFIHGKDIATIVQYLIDYPPQPGDPRRFVLGQSALTANQAIEEVCAYLSKKIYFRIPLFLGFANVIIALLRIQMAAWDRFCMNYRHFSYANAINPSSFNLPNYCATMSDVLKISGVKGGK; encoded by the coding sequence ATGACCAAAAAACGGATTTTAATCACGGGTGCAAGTGGCTGTATCGGTCACTATATCAGCGAAGCCTTAATTCAAAACACCAATCACGAACTTTATTTATTGGTGAGAAACCCAAAGAAACTACAAGTTGATACTACAGCCCGTCCAGGAATCACCATTTTACAGGGTGATATGCAAGAAATTACTAATTTCTCTAATTTACTCAAAAGCATTGATATTGCTGTTTTAACAGCCACTTGCTGGGGGGGTAACGGCGTTTTTGATATCAATGTCTCCAAGACTCTAGAATTAATGAACCTGCTAAATCCTGAGAAATGTCAACACGTAATTTATTTTTCAACGGCCAGTGTCTTAGATCACGACAATCAACCACTCAAAGAAGCAGGAGAAATAGGTACAGATTATATCCGTTCTAAATATGATTGTTTACATAAAATCCAAGAATTAGCTATTTTTCCCAAAATCACTACAGTTTTTCCTACCCTAGTCTTAGGTGGTGATGAAACAAAACCTTATTCTCATCTCACATCAGGTATTCCTGAAGTTACTAACTATATTAATATCATTCGTTTTTTACAAGCAGATGGCAGTTTTCACTTTATTCATGGCAAAGATATTGCTACAATCGTTCAATATTTAATTGATTATCCACCACAACCAGGAGATCCACGCCGATTTGTTTTGGGTCAATCTGCGTTAACTGCTAATCAAGCTATAGAAGAAGTTTGCGCTTATTTAAGTAAAAAGATTTACTTTCGCATTCCTCTATTTTTAGGTTTCGCAAATGTGATTATTGCTTTACTTCGCATTCAAATGGCAGCTTGGGATAGATTCTGTATGAACTATCGTCATTTTAGCTATGCTAACGCTATTAATCCCAGCAGTTTCAATTTACCTAATTACTGTGCAACGATGAGTGATGTTTTGAAAATTAGTGGTGTTAAAGGTGGGAAATAA
- the rpmG gene encoding 50S ribosomal protein L33 yields MAKSKGARIIVTLECTECRTNPDKRSPGVSRYTSTKNRRNTTGRLELKKFCTHCNKHTVHKEIK; encoded by the coding sequence ATGGCTAAGAGTAAAGGTGCCCGCATAATAGTGACACTAGAATGCACCGAGTGTCGTACTAACCCAGACAAGCGTTCTCCAGGCGTTTCTCGCTATACCAGCACCAAGAACCGTCGGAACACCACTGGCCGCTTAGAACTGAAAAAGTTCTGTACCCACTGTAATAAACACACTGTTCACAAGGAAATCAAGTAA
- a CDS encoding pyridoxal phosphate-dependent aminotransferase, producing the protein MKLAARVSQVTPSITLAIAAKANAMKAEGIDVCSFSAGEPDFDTPAHIKAAAAKALDEGKTKYGPAAGEPKLREAIAHKLKTDNGLDYKAENVIVTNGGKHSLYNLIVVLIDPGDEVIIPAPYWLSYPEMVTLVGGKSIIVETDASTGYKITPEQLKKAITPKTKLFILNSPSNPTGMVYTPEEIKALAKVIVDADILVVSDEIYEKILYDGAEHISIGSLGKEIFSRTLISNGFAKGYSMTGWRLGYLAGPVEIIKAASTIQGHSTSNVCTFAQYGALTALESSQNCLEEMRQAFAKRRQVMFERLNAIPGLTCPKPDGAFYLFPDISKTGLKSLEFCNALLEAHQVAVIPGVAFGADNNIRLSYATDMATLEKGMDRLDKFVRSQI; encoded by the coding sequence ATGAAGCTGGCAGCAAGAGTAAGTCAGGTGACACCCTCCATAACCTTAGCAATCGCAGCTAAAGCTAACGCCATGAAAGCAGAGGGTATAGATGTTTGTAGTTTTAGTGCTGGAGAACCAGATTTTGATACCCCAGCACATATCAAAGCCGCAGCTGCGAAGGCTTTGGATGAAGGTAAAACCAAGTATGGACCCGCGGCTGGTGAACCAAAGTTAAGGGAAGCGATCGCTCACAAACTAAAAACCGATAATGGTCTGGATTATAAAGCAGAGAATGTGATCGTTACCAATGGCGGTAAGCATTCTCTCTACAATTTGATTGTTGTACTCATTGACCCCGGTGATGAGGTAATTATCCCTGCACCTTATTGGTTAAGTTACCCCGAAATGGTAACTTTGGTAGGTGGTAAGTCGATAATCGTCGAAACCGATGCTTCCACAGGCTACAAAATTACCCCAGAACAGCTAAAAAAAGCCATTACCCCAAAAACTAAGTTATTTATCCTCAACTCTCCATCTAACCCCACGGGGATGGTGTACACACCAGAGGAAATTAAAGCCTTAGCGAAGGTGATAGTTGATGCAGATATCTTAGTTGTGTCTGATGAGATTTATGAAAAGATTCTCTATGACGGTGCAGAACATATCAGCATCGGTTCTCTAGGGAAAGAAATTTTTTCCCGCACCTTAATTAGTAACGGTTTTGCTAAAGGTTACTCAATGACTGGGTGGCGACTTGGTTATTTAGCAGGGCCTGTAGAAATTATTAAAGCTGCTAGTACCATACAAGGGCATAGTACATCAAATGTGTGTACCTTTGCTCAATATGGAGCGCTCACAGCTTTAGAAAGTTCTCAAAACTGTCTAGAAGAAATGCGTCAAGCTTTCGCTAAACGTCGTCAGGTAATGTTTGAAAGACTTAACGCCATTCCTGGTTTGACTTGTCCTAAACCAGACGGTGCTTTTTACCTATTCCCTGATATCAGCAAAACTGGTTTAAAATCTCTGGAATTTTGCAACGCTTTGTTGGAAGCACATCAAGTTGCAGTTATTCCCGGAGTAGCTTTCGGTGCTGATAACAACATTCGCCTTTCCTATGCTACTGATATGGCGACCCTTGAAAAGGGAATGGATAGGTTAGACAAATTTGTACGTTCTCAAATTTAG
- the rpsR gene encoding 30S ribosomal protein S18: MSYYRRRLSPIKPGEPIDYKDVDLLRKFITERGKILPRRITGLTSQQQRELTLAIKRARIVALLPFINAEG, encoded by the coding sequence ATGAGCTATTACCGTCGTCGCCTGTCGCCAATTAAGCCAGGAGAGCCAATAGATTATAAAGATGTTGATTTATTGCGTAAATTTATCACTGAGCGTGGTAAAATATTGCCCCGGCGGATTACTGGGTTGACATCTCAGCAACAGCGTGAATTAACATTAGCAATTAAACGCGCCCGGATTGTGGCATTGTTGCCATTCATCAACGCAGAAGGCTAA
- a CDS encoding tetratricopeptide repeat protein, whose product MKLSLCMIVKNEETNLPKCLQSVEDVVDEIVVLDTGSSDQTIQIAEQFGAKVHYFEWCNNFSTARNEALKYVTRDWILVLDADESLTPEIAPYLQEAINIQDYLLINLVRQEIGATQSPYSLVSRLFRNHAKIKFDRPYHALVDDSIAAISTKETYWQIGYLPEVAILHAGYQKAIISQQHKYGKAAAAMEEFFAANPDDVYVCSKLGALYVEMGKINEGMELLNQGLSQMIGNQLNQSNNQVHKDKIRLRGFQNSQSRKVGNSLSQDIKETNYDILYELHYHLGIAHTHFKNFNQAISHYQAAVKLPIYPLLKLGGYNNLGNLLKVSADFLGAKNAYETAIKIDPSFVTGYYNLGMVCKAMGSLVEAIDCYDKAIQLNPDYAEAYQNLGVVLLKAGDVETSLAAFEYAIALHEKNNPQEAQRLRQGLQDMGLK is encoded by the coding sequence ATGAAACTCAGTCTGTGCATGATTGTCAAAAACGAGGAAACCAACCTACCAAAATGCTTGCAAAGTGTCGAAGATGTGGTAGATGAAATTGTAGTCCTCGATACAGGTTCAAGTGATCAAACAATCCAAATCGCTGAACAATTCGGCGCTAAGGTGCATTATTTTGAATGGTGTAATAATTTTAGTACGGCTCGTAATGAAGCTTTAAAATATGTTACACGAGACTGGATCTTAGTGTTAGATGCTGATGAAAGTCTAACACCAGAAATAGCGCCCTATTTGCAAGAAGCAATTAATATCCAAGATTATTTATTAATCAATCTCGTCCGTCAGGAAATTGGTGCGACTCAATCACCGTATTCTCTGGTTTCTCGACTATTTCGCAACCATGCCAAGATTAAATTTGATCGTCCATATCATGCGTTGGTTGATGATAGTATTGCAGCAATTTCAACTAAAGAGACTTATTGGCAAATTGGCTATTTACCAGAGGTAGCTATTCTTCATGCTGGATATCAAAAAGCTATAATTAGTCAGCAGCACAAATATGGTAAAGCCGCAGCCGCAATGGAGGAATTTTTTGCTGCAAATCCTGATGATGTTTATGTTTGCAGTAAGTTGGGTGCTTTGTATGTAGAAATGGGGAAAATTAATGAGGGAATGGAATTATTAAATCAGGGATTAAGTCAGATGATTGGTAATCAATTAAACCAGTCAAATAATCAGGTTCACAAAGATAAAATCCGTTTAAGGGGGTTTCAAAATTCTCAATCAAGAAAAGTTGGAAATTCTCTTAGTCAAGATATTAAGGAAACCAATTATGATATTTTGTATGAATTACATTATCATTTAGGAATTGCTCATACACATTTTAAAAATTTCAACCAGGCAATTTCCCATTATCAAGCTGCTGTAAAGTTACCGATTTATCCTCTTTTAAAGTTGGGAGGATATAATAATTTAGGTAATTTGTTGAAGGTATCAGCTGATTTTCTAGGGGCAAAAAATGCTTATGAAACGGCTATCAAAATTGATCCTAGTTTTGTGACTGGTTATTATAATTTGGGGATGGTATGTAAAGCTATGGGTTCGTTGGTTGAAGCCATTGATTGTTATGACAAGGCTATTCAATTAAATCCTGATTATGCAGAAGCTTATCAAAATTTGGGAGTAGTGCTACTGAAAGCCGGTGATGTCGAAACTAGTTTAGCAGCGTTTGAATATGCGATCGCACTCCATGAAAAAAATAATCCCCAGGAAGCACAACGTCTCCGTCAAGGGTTGCAAGACATGGGATTGAAATAA
- a CDS encoding B12-binding domain-containing radical SAM protein has protein sequence MRVLLVYPIFPKTFWSYEKVLALVDRKVLLPPLGLVTVAAILPQEWEFKLVDRNIRAATEEEWAWADIVIFSAMIVQKQDLLDQIREAKRRGKLVALGGPYPTSTADEVEAAGADFLILDEGEITLPMFVEAVQKGEKSGVFRATEKPDVTGTPIPRFDLLESDAYDMMSVQFSRGCPFQCEFCDIIVLYGRKPRTKTPAQLLAELDYLYELGWRRGVFMVDDNFIGNKRNVKLLLKELKVWMAEHQYPFNFDTEASIDLAQDAEMMELMVDCGFKAVFLGIETPDEDSLQLTKKFQNTRSSLTESVETIIKAGLRPMAGFIIGFDGEKAGAGDRIVRFAEQAAIPSTTFAMLQALPNTALWHRLKKEGRLRENKDGNINQTTLMNFIPTRPLEELAREYVEAFCALYDPVAYLDRTYRCFLMLGSPEWTAPAKTPEWVVIKALLIVIWRQGFKRETRWKFWHHFLSILKHNPKVIEQYVSTCAHIEHFMEYRQIVRDEIESQLAAYLAQGAEKPYIPEKEKVEAVV, from the coding sequence ATGCGTGTTTTGCTAGTTTATCCAATATTTCCCAAAACCTTTTGGTCCTATGAAAAAGTCCTAGCACTGGTAGACAGAAAGGTTTTGTTACCACCATTGGGTTTAGTCACAGTAGCGGCGATTTTGCCCCAAGAATGGGAATTTAAACTTGTAGATCGTAACATCCGCGCTGCCACCGAAGAAGAATGGGCATGGGCAGATATAGTCATATTCTCGGCTATGATTGTCCAAAAACAAGACTTACTAGATCAAATTCGGGAAGCAAAAAGACGTGGTAAGTTAGTGGCTTTGGGTGGACCCTATCCCACATCTACAGCCGATGAAGTAGAAGCAGCAGGGGCAGATTTCCTAATCTTGGATGAAGGAGAAATCACTTTACCCATGTTTGTGGAAGCTGTACAAAAAGGTGAAAAATCTGGAGTTTTCCGCGCTACAGAAAAACCTGATGTCACAGGTACACCCATTCCCCGCTTTGATTTATTAGAATCTGATGCCTATGATATGATGTCGGTGCAGTTTTCGCGTGGTTGTCCCTTCCAGTGCGAATTTTGCGACATCATTGTATTATATGGACGCAAACCCAGAACCAAAACACCCGCACAACTGTTAGCAGAATTAGATTATCTGTATGAGTTGGGTTGGAGACGTGGTGTATTCATGGTAGATGATAACTTTATTGGCAACAAACGCAATGTGAAATTGTTGCTGAAAGAGTTAAAAGTTTGGATGGCTGAACATCAATATCCCTTCAATTTTGACACAGAAGCTTCCATTGACTTGGCACAAGATGCAGAGATGATGGAGTTGATGGTTGATTGCGGATTTAAAGCAGTATTTTTGGGTATTGAAACACCAGATGAAGATAGTTTACAACTAACTAAGAAATTCCAAAATACTCGCAGTTCTTTAACTGAGTCTGTAGAAACTATCATTAAAGCTGGACTGCGGCCAATGGCTGGGTTTATTATTGGTTTTGATGGTGAAAAAGCCGGTGCAGGCGATCGCATCGTCAGATTTGCAGAACAAGCAGCCATCCCTTCTACCACCTTTGCTATGTTACAAGCATTACCCAACACTGCATTGTGGCATCGCCTAAAAAAAGAAGGCAGACTGCGGGAAAATAAAGACGGAAACATCAATCAAACCACATTGATGAATTTTATTCCCACCCGTCCCCTAGAAGAACTTGCTAGGGAATATGTGGAAGCCTTCTGTGCTTTATATGACCCAGTGGCATATTTAGATCGCACCTATCGCTGTTTCTTAATGTTGGGTTCTCCCGAATGGACAGCACCAGCTAAAACGCCAGAATGGGTAGTTATCAAAGCACTGCTAATTGTAATTTGGAGACAAGGTTTTAAACGGGAAACCCGCTGGAAATTCTGGCATCACTTCTTGAGCATTCTCAAGCATAACCCCAAAGTAATTGAACAGTACGTTTCTACTTGCGCCCACATCGAACATTTTATGGAATATCGGCAAATTGTGCGCGATGAAATTGAAAGTCAATTAGCCGCTTATTTAGCCCAAGGTGCAGAAAAACCTTATATTCCAGAAAAGGAAAAAGTAGAAGCGGTAGTTTAG